A single Mytilus trossulus isolate FHL-02 chromosome 12, PNRI_Mtr1.1.1.hap1, whole genome shotgun sequence DNA region contains:
- the LOC134692283 gene encoding E3 ubiquitin-protein ligase TRIM39-like — protein sequence MDLNHKSCSICDRRHISKPSTEWCSECNQALCTECREYHSLLGISENHMTIPISHYDELQTSILSISTMCDDHTETYELYCQTHDKLLCLTCIGDHSECKGIRSINKIAKNIKTSEYFDEVRMSLQDVDTNIDKMISEILSNQTSTKDCPGKILRQIFEIRENINKHLDMLEKRLKDELSELENEAENDMQMTIKSLEEKKIQNDRKRKQMDDITKYASDLQTFLGLRQLSSEVITDEAFLKSLLLEGSGDKVEMSIKVDENLTGFSNATNKFGLVELRKLPSSLRLKSQKGKQAQTTGNTKSIDKIVVKLVKTINTEGDLITGCDFLPDGNMVFSNFPSFGFDDFISVFESNGKLLKTIPVRPNYAFDVISLDNQTVAVTYPTDRESSIMFINIHSKKITAIKTEHKCYSATFNDDKVQSISPQHGIITIDAENGKILSKIQKDLPYSSSLTTFQSKLYFCNHKLNTIRRVIQSGL from the coding sequence ATGGATTTGAATCACAAGTCATGCAGCATTTGTGACAGGCGTCACATTTCAAAACCGAGTACAGAATGGTGTTCCGAATGTAATCAAGCCCTCTGCACAGAATGCAGGGAATATCATAGTTTACTGGGCATTTCTGAGAATCATATGACCATACCAATTTCTCACTACGATGAGCTCCAGACATCAATTTTATCTATTAGTACCATGTGTGATGACCATACGGAGACATATGAGTTGTATTGTCAAACTCATGACAAACTTCTTTGTCTCACGTGCATTGGAGATCATTCCGAATGCAAAGGCATTAGATCAATAAACAAGATCGCAAAAAACATAAAGACTTCCGAATATTTCGATGAAGTACGCATGTCTTTACAAGATGTAGATACCAACATTGATAAAATGATATCAGAAATTCTATCAAATCAAACTAGTACTAAAGACTGTCCAGGAAAAATTTTACGACAGATCTTCGAGATTCGAGAAAATATCAACAAGCACTTAGATATGTTGGAGAAACGACTGAAGGATGAACTTTCTGAACTTGAAAATGAAGCTGAAAATGATATGCAAATGACAATCAAAAGTCTAGAggagaaaaaaatacagaatgaCCGAAAACGGAAACAGATGGATGACATTACAAAGTACGCGTCAGATCTACAAACGTTTCTAGGATTGAGACAATTATCTTCTGAAGTAATCACAGATGAAGCTTTCCTTAAGTCTTTATTATTAGAAGGAAGTGGTGATAAAGTCGAAATGTCAATTAAGGTGGACGAGAATTTAACTGGTTTTTCAAATGCCACCAATAAATTTGGATTGGTTGAACTCCGGAAACTTCCGAGTAGCCTCCGTCTTAAAAGTCAAAAGGGTAAACAGGCACAAACGACAggaaatacaaaatcaattgataaaatCGTTGTCAAACTCGTTAAAACTATAAATACAGAAGGTGATTTAATTACGGGATGTGATTTTTTACCAGACGGCAATATGGTTTTTAGTAACTTCCCATCATTCGGATTTGATGATTTCATATCTGTATTTGAATCGAATGGAAAACTTTTGAAGACCATACCAGTAAGACCGAATTATGCATTTGACGTAATTAGTTTGGATAATCAAACTGTTGCCGTTACATATCCAACGGATCGCGAAAGTAGCATCATGTTCATAAATATACACAGTAAGAAAATAACAGCCATCAAAACTGAACATAAATGTTATAGTGCTACATTCAATGACGACAAAGTCCAATCCATTTCTCCGCAACATGGCATAATAACTATTGATGCcgaaaatggaaaaatattgtcaaaaattcaaaaggatTTACCCTACAGCTCATCACTTACAACATTTCAATCTAAACTTTATTTTTGCAACCATAAATTAAACACTATCAGGAGGGTAATTCAGTCTGGACTTTAA